From Caulobacter segnis, a single genomic window includes:
- a CDS encoding 2'-deoxycytidine 5'-triphosphate deaminase — translation MTDAHAAGILPCQNIEDLIVQEAITSATPFDVDQVQPASLDLRLGARAWRIRASFLPGLHRKVPERLRDVAMHELDLTKGAVLEKGCVYIAEIQERLALPMTVSARGNPKSSTGRVDVFVRLLTDHSRAFDDVDAGYTGPLYIEIAPQTFSVLVRAGTRLNQLRLKRGEPAKLATRSVGVDLLSDNGVVGFRGRRHAGVVDLDHEDGHDPRDYWEPLEARHGELLLDPGEFYILASKDDIEIPVLEAAEMTPIDPSVGEFRVHYAGFFDPGFGTEEAAAVGSKGVLEVRSHETPFLLEDGQTVARLVYEPLTSRPVRLYGEGGSHYQRQGLKLSKHFKPWR, via the coding sequence ATGACCGACGCCCACGCCGCAGGGATTCTGCCCTGCCAGAACATCGAAGACCTGATCGTCCAGGAGGCGATCACCTCGGCCACGCCGTTCGACGTCGACCAGGTGCAGCCCGCCAGCCTGGACCTGCGGCTGGGCGCGCGCGCCTGGCGCATCCGCGCTTCGTTCCTGCCGGGCCTGCATCGCAAGGTGCCCGAGCGCCTGCGCGACGTGGCCATGCACGAGCTGGATCTGACCAAGGGCGCGGTGCTGGAGAAGGGTTGCGTCTACATCGCCGAGATCCAGGAGCGCCTGGCCTTGCCGATGACGGTGTCGGCGCGCGGCAATCCCAAGAGCTCGACCGGCCGGGTGGACGTCTTCGTCCGCCTGCTGACCGACCATAGCCGCGCCTTCGACGACGTCGACGCCGGCTATACGGGGCCGCTGTACATCGAGATCGCGCCGCAGACCTTCTCGGTGCTGGTCCGCGCCGGCACGCGCCTGAACCAGCTGCGCCTCAAGCGCGGCGAGCCGGCCAAGCTGGCCACCCGCAGCGTCGGCGTCGACCTGCTGTCCGACAACGGCGTCGTCGGCTTCCGCGGTCGCCGCCACGCCGGCGTCGTCGACCTGGACCACGAGGACGGCCACGACCCGCGCGACTACTGGGAGCCGCTGGAGGCGCGCCACGGCGAGCTGCTGCTGGACCCGGGCGAGTTCTACATCCTGGCCTCCAAGGACGACATCGAGATTCCGGTGCTGGAAGCCGCCGAAATGACCCCGATCGATCCGTCGGTCGGCGAGTTCCGCGTTCACTATGCCGGCTTCTTCGACCCAGGCTTCGGCACCGAGGAAGCGGCGGCGGTCGGCTCCAAGGGCGTCTTGGAGGTACGCAGCCACGAGACGCCGTTCCTGCTGGAGGACGGCCAGACCGTGGCGCGGCTGGTCTACGAGCCCCTGACCTCGCGGCCGGTGCGGCTGTATGGCGAGGGCGGGTCGCACTACCAGCGCCAAGGATTGAAGCTTTCCAAGCACTTCAAGCCCTGGCGTTGA
- the metZ gene encoding O-succinylhomoserine sulfhydrylase, which translates to MAEDPKDWDVATKLIRGGIARSQFMETAEALYLTQGFTYDSAEGADRRFSGEDPGFVYSRFNNPTVKMFEDRLALLEGAEVCRAQATGMASIHAALMGLVRAGDHVVAGRALFGSCRWIVSEWLPRFGVETTFVDATDIREWEAAIRPNTKAVLIETPSNPVLEITDIRAVSELAHAVGAKVIVDNVFATPIFQKPLELGADVVVYSATKHIDGQGRVLGGAILTSEAINEEFYRDSLRHTGPSLSPFNAWVMLKGLETLDLRVRRQTDSAFALANTMAEHKKVQKVLYPFRSDHPGHNVAKSQMSGGGTVIALDLGTREAAFKFLNALEIVDISNNLGDAKSMATHPPTTTHRSVPEEQRPLLGVTEGGVRLSVGLESVEDLKRDVIRALDQA; encoded by the coding sequence GTGGCCGAGGATCCGAAGGACTGGGACGTCGCGACGAAGCTCATTCGTGGAGGCATCGCGCGCTCGCAGTTTATGGAAACCGCCGAGGCGCTCTATCTGACGCAAGGCTTCACCTACGACAGCGCCGAAGGGGCCGACCGCCGCTTCTCGGGCGAGGATCCCGGCTTCGTCTATTCGCGGTTCAACAACCCGACCGTGAAGATGTTCGAGGACCGCCTCGCCCTGCTCGAGGGCGCCGAGGTCTGCCGCGCCCAGGCCACCGGCATGGCCTCGATCCATGCCGCCCTGATGGGCCTGGTCCGCGCCGGCGACCATGTGGTGGCCGGCCGCGCCCTGTTCGGCTCGTGCCGCTGGATCGTCAGCGAGTGGCTGCCGCGCTTCGGCGTCGAGACCACGTTTGTCGACGCCACCGACATCCGGGAATGGGAAGCGGCCATCCGTCCCAACACCAAGGCGGTGCTGATCGAGACGCCCTCGAACCCGGTGCTGGAGATCACCGACATCCGCGCGGTGTCGGAACTGGCCCACGCGGTCGGGGCCAAGGTCATCGTCGACAACGTCTTCGCCACCCCGATCTTCCAGAAGCCGCTGGAACTGGGCGCGGACGTGGTCGTCTATTCGGCCACCAAGCACATCGACGGCCAGGGCCGCGTGCTGGGCGGGGCCATCCTGACCAGCGAGGCGATTAACGAGGAATTCTATCGCGACAGCCTGCGCCACACCGGCCCGTCGCTGTCGCCGTTCAACGCCTGGGTGATGCTGAAGGGCCTCGAGACCCTGGATCTGCGCGTGCGCCGCCAGACCGACAGCGCCTTCGCCCTGGCCAACACCATGGCCGAGCACAAGAAGGTGCAGAAGGTCCTCTACCCGTTCCGTTCGGACCATCCGGGCCACAACGTCGCCAAGTCGCAGATGAGCGGCGGCGGCACCGTGATCGCCCTGGACCTGGGCACGCGCGAGGCGGCCTTCAAGTTCCTGAACGCGCTGGAGATCGTCGACATCTCCAACAATCTGGGCGACGCCAAGTCGATGGCCACCCACCCGCCGACCACCACCCATCGCTCGGTGCCCGAAGAGCAGCGCCCGCTGCTGGGCGTGACCGAGGGCGGCGTGCGCCTGTCGGTCGGCCTGGAAAGCGTCGAAGACCTCAAGAGGGATGTGATCCGTGCGCTCGATCAGGCGTGA
- the apaG gene encoding Co2+/Mg2+ efflux protein ApaG, with product MRSIRRETSPSLQRMRRRRGQDGAAYEARTRDIVVRVFPAYATEESSPEQGLYLWSYTVEIENHGVETVTLISRRWTIVDGLNRVNDVEGSGVVGEQPELKPREAFRYVSNCPLPTPSGVMKGSYSMVTEEGEVFDVEIPEFSLHLPGAMLKLN from the coding sequence GTGCGCTCGATCAGGCGTGAGACCTCGCCCTCGCTGCAACGGATGCGCCGGCGCCGCGGCCAGGACGGCGCGGCATACGAGGCGCGCACCCGCGATATCGTCGTGCGCGTCTTCCCCGCCTATGCGACCGAGGAGTCCTCGCCCGAGCAGGGTCTCTATCTGTGGTCCTACACGGTCGAGATCGAGAACCATGGCGTCGAGACGGTGACCCTGATCTCGCGTCGCTGGACGATCGTCGACGGCCTCAATCGCGTGAACGACGTGGAAGGCAGCGGCGTGGTCGGCGAGCAGCCGGAACTCAAGCCGCGCGAGGCGTTCCGCTATGTCTCCAACTGCCCCCTGCCCACGCCCTCGGGGGTGATGAAGGGCAGCTATTCGATGGTGACCGAAGAGGGGGAAGTCTTCGACGTCGAGATTCCGGAGTTCTCCCTGCACCTGCCGGGCGCGATGCTGAAGCTGAATTGA
- a CDS encoding helix-turn-helix domain-containing protein yields the protein MESRGERLSRAIKGRGISKMMALALDLDVHESAISRWRKDGPMSLENAARISQVLDISLDWLVLGRGEMDAHSAESLASEEFELVQIARKLRRNTLRRLLALLDDMTQPP from the coding sequence ATGGAGTCCAGGGGGGAACGGCTGAGCCGCGCCATCAAGGGACGCGGCATCTCCAAGATGATGGCCTTGGCGCTGGATCTCGACGTGCACGAGAGCGCCATCAGCCGCTGGCGCAAGGACGGCCCTATGTCGCTGGAGAACGCCGCGCGCATCTCTCAGGTGCTGGACATCTCGTTGGACTGGCTGGTCCTGGGCAGGGGCGAGATGGACGCCCATTCGGCCGAAAGCCTGGCCTCGGAAGAGTTCGAGCTCGTCCAGATCGCCCGCAAGCTGAGGCGTAACACGCTGCGACGCCTGCTGGCCCTACTGGACGACATGACCCAGCCGCCTTGA
- a CDS encoding Hsp33 family molecular chaperone, with translation MTDIASNPGVLDDVVSAFQIEGLPVRGRVVRLGAAVDEVLTRHDYPEPVANLLGEACALAALVGSSLKFEGRLIIQAQGDGPVRYVVVDYDTSGGLRGYCRFDPEEVAKVSEGFARPGAKTLLGGGVFIMTLDQGPDMDRYQGVTPIEGETLALCAEQYFQQSEQTPTRVRLAVGQVDTGEGPKWRAGGILIQVIAGDQARGDTQDAWTHVQALFETTGEDELIDPTVPTATLLWRLFNEDGVRLLDEKPLRAFCRCSEERIGVVLDSFSAEEVADMVEPDGKIHVTCEYCSRVYKLDAPEVADS, from the coding sequence ATGACCGACATCGCTTCCAATCCCGGCGTCCTCGACGACGTCGTTTCCGCGTTTCAGATCGAAGGCCTGCCCGTGCGTGGCCGCGTGGTCCGCCTCGGCGCCGCCGTCGACGAGGTGCTGACGCGCCACGACTATCCCGAACCGGTCGCCAACCTGCTGGGCGAGGCCTGCGCGCTGGCCGCTCTGGTCGGCTCCAGCCTGAAGTTCGAGGGCCGGCTGATTATCCAGGCCCAGGGTGACGGCCCGGTGCGCTACGTCGTGGTCGACTACGACACCTCGGGCGGCTTGCGCGGCTATTGCCGGTTCGATCCGGAAGAGGTCGCCAAGGTGTCGGAAGGCTTCGCGCGTCCGGGCGCCAAGACCCTGCTGGGCGGCGGCGTGTTCATCATGACCCTGGACCAGGGGCCGGACATGGACCGCTACCAGGGCGTGACGCCGATCGAGGGCGAGACCCTGGCCCTGTGCGCCGAGCAGTATTTCCAGCAGTCGGAACAGACCCCGACCCGCGTGCGCCTGGCCGTCGGTCAGGTTGATACGGGCGAGGGGCCCAAGTGGCGGGCCGGCGGTATCCTGATCCAGGTCATCGCGGGCGACCAGGCGCGCGGCGACACCCAGGACGCCTGGACCCATGTGCAGGCCCTGTTCGAGACGACCGGCGAGGACGAGCTGATCGACCCGACGGTCCCGACCGCGACCCTGCTGTGGCGCCTGTTCAACGAGGACGGCGTGCGCTTGCTGGACGAAAAGCCGCTGCGCGCCTTCTGCCGCTGCTCGGAAGAGCGGATCGGCGTGGTGCTGGACTCGTTCTCGGCCGAGGAAGTGGCCGACATGGTCGAGCCCGACGGCAAGATCCACGTGACGTGCGAGTACTGCTCGCGGGTCTACAAGCTGGACGCGCCGGAAGTGGCCGACTCCTGA
- the argF gene encoding ornithine carbamoyltransferase, which produces MTQPRHFIDLWKLDGATLRLMLDDAHARKAARKGWPQGKVDADAPAKDRVLSMIFQKNSTRTRFSFDAAMRQLGGAAIISTSSDMQLGRGETIEDTAKVLSRMVDAVMIRANSHADVERFAQVSSVPVINGLTDKSHPCQIMADILTIEEHRGPIAGKTIAWVGDGNNVCSSFIHAAPLLGFELKIACPAVYHADLHDLARAEGLQGRVSMTTDAKAAVAGADVVVADTWVSMGDTDHDERLAALEPYQVDDRLMDLAAANGVFLHCLPAHRGEEVTDAVLDGPRSLVWDEAENRIHAQKSVLAWAFGAIG; this is translated from the coding sequence ATGACTCAACCCCGCCACTTCATCGACCTGTGGAAGCTGGACGGCGCGACCCTGCGCCTGATGCTGGACGACGCCCACGCCCGCAAGGCCGCCCGCAAGGGTTGGCCGCAGGGCAAGGTCGACGCCGACGCGCCGGCCAAGGACCGCGTGCTGTCGATGATCTTCCAGAAGAACTCGACCCGCACCCGCTTCTCGTTCGACGCGGCCATGCGCCAGCTGGGCGGGGCGGCGATCATCTCGACCTCGTCCGACATGCAACTGGGGCGCGGCGAGACCATCGAGGACACCGCCAAGGTGCTGTCGCGCATGGTCGACGCGGTGATGATCCGCGCCAACAGCCACGCCGACGTCGAGCGCTTCGCCCAGGTGTCGAGCGTGCCGGTGATCAACGGCCTGACCGACAAGAGCCATCCGTGCCAGATCATGGCCGACATCCTGACCATCGAGGAGCATCGCGGCCCCATCGCTGGCAAGACGATCGCCTGGGTCGGTGACGGCAACAATGTCTGCTCCAGCTTCATCCACGCCGCGCCGCTGCTGGGCTTCGAGCTGAAGATCGCCTGTCCGGCCGTCTATCACGCCGATCTGCACGACCTGGCCCGCGCCGAGGGCCTGCAAGGCAGGGTCAGCATGACGACGGACGCCAAGGCCGCCGTCGCCGGCGCCGACGTCGTGGTGGCTGACACCTGGGTCTCGATGGGCGACACCGACCACGACGAGCGCCTGGCCGCTCTTGAGCCCTATCAGGTCGACGACCGCCTGATGGACCTGGCCGCCGCCAACGGCGTCTTCCTGCACTGCCTGCCCGCGCACCGCGGCGAGGAAGTCACGGACGCGGTCCTGGACGGCCCGCGCTCGCTGGTCTGGGACGAGGCCGAGAACCGCATCCACGCCCAGAAGTCGGTGCTGGCCTGGGCGTTCGGGGCGATAGGGTAG
- a CDS encoding aspartate aminotransferase family protein gives MSTATSSNSSQHHIMGVYNRAPLAFERGRGARLFSTDGGEYLDCVAGIATCGLGHAHPVLVDALKTQGEKLWHVSNIYTIPEQEVLADKLCAATFADVVFFTNSGTEAIECALKAARRYHAVNGNPERIDIIGFDGSFHGRSYAAVNASGNAGYLDGFGPRLPGFVQLPFGDFEALKAAIGPTTAGVIIEPVQGEGGARALTEAQLLELRQITRDAGVLLIYDEVQSGMGRTGKLFAHEWAPGSEPDIMCVAKALGGGFPVGACLASNEGAKGMTPGTHGSTYGGNPLAMAVGKAAFDAINSEDLLDNVKTVAGFFTQQLNGLKDRFPDVIVDIRGKGLLIGIKVVPNNREFMVMARDQHLLIAGGGDNCVRLLPPLNLTIEEASEAIAKLEKACETARAKASA, from the coding sequence TTGAGCACCGCGACGTCGTCCAACTCCTCGCAGCACCACATCATGGGCGTCTACAACCGCGCTCCGCTGGCGTTCGAGCGAGGCCGAGGCGCGCGCCTGTTCTCGACGGACGGCGGCGAGTATCTGGACTGCGTGGCGGGCATCGCCACCTGCGGCCTGGGCCACGCCCATCCCGTGCTGGTCGACGCGCTGAAGACCCAGGGCGAAAAGCTCTGGCACGTCTCCAACATCTACACGATCCCCGAGCAGGAAGTGCTGGCCGACAAGCTGTGCGCCGCCACCTTCGCCGACGTGGTGTTCTTCACCAACTCGGGCACCGAGGCGATCGAGTGCGCCCTGAAGGCCGCCCGCCGCTATCACGCGGTGAACGGTAACCCCGAGCGCATCGACATCATCGGCTTCGACGGCTCGTTCCACGGCCGCTCGTACGCGGCGGTGAACGCCTCGGGCAACGCCGGCTATCTGGACGGCTTCGGCCCGCGCCTGCCGGGCTTCGTCCAGTTGCCGTTCGGCGACTTCGAGGCCCTGAAGGCCGCCATCGGCCCGACGACCGCGGGCGTCATCATTGAGCCCGTGCAGGGCGAGGGCGGGGCGCGCGCCCTGACCGAGGCCCAACTGCTGGAGCTGCGCCAGATCACCCGCGACGCTGGCGTCCTGCTGATCTACGACGAAGTGCAGAGCGGCATGGGCCGGACCGGCAAGCTGTTCGCCCACGAGTGGGCCCCGGGCAGCGAGCCGGACATCATGTGCGTGGCCAAGGCCCTGGGCGGCGGCTTCCCGGTCGGCGCCTGCCTGGCTTCGAACGAGGGCGCCAAGGGCATGACCCCGGGCACGCACGGCTCGACCTACGGCGGCAACCCGCTGGCCATGGCGGTCGGCAAGGCGGCCTTCGACGCGATCAACAGCGAAGACCTGCTGGACAACGTCAAGACCGTGGCCGGCTTCTTCACCCAGCAGCTGAACGGCCTGAAGGACCGCTTCCCGGACGTCATCGTCGACATCCGCGGCAAGGGTCTGCTGATCGGCATCAAGGTCGTGCCGAACAACCGCGAATTCATGGTCATGGCCCGCGACCAGCACCTGCTGATCGCCGGCGGCGGCGACAACTGCGTGCGCCTGCTGCCGCCGCTGAACCTGACCATCGAGGAAGCCAGCGAAGCGATCGCCAAGCTCGAGAAGGCTTGCGAAACCGCCCGCGCCAAGGCGTCCGCCTAG
- a CDS encoding TetR/AcrR family transcriptional regulator: MAALVEEGGGQEPTNRAVAERAQVTEVTVYRHFPSRELLLKGLWEHLNRKDGVRVGMPESPADLLAKIGPLMASFDASPAQIIGRITTQQGRAARSSLDPERREAFQAVVAQAAPGLAEGEQTKAAAVLQLLYSAYGWISLREQWSLTGKPAADALGWAVEVLLADLKSRGAASIAPDPFAQFTQSTFQPES; encoded by the coding sequence ATGGCCGCGCTTGTGGAGGAGGGCGGCGGCCAGGAGCCGACCAACCGCGCCGTCGCCGAACGCGCCCAGGTCACCGAGGTCACCGTCTATCGCCACTTCCCCAGCCGGGAGCTGTTGCTGAAAGGCCTGTGGGAGCACCTGAACCGCAAGGACGGGGTGCGCGTCGGCATGCCCGAGAGTCCCGCCGACCTGCTGGCCAAGATCGGTCCGCTGATGGCCAGCTTCGACGCCAGTCCGGCCCAGATCATCGGCCGTATCACCACCCAGCAGGGCCGGGCGGCGCGTTCCAGTCTGGATCCCGAGCGCCGCGAGGCCTTCCAGGCGGTGGTCGCCCAGGCCGCGCCCGGTCTGGCCGAGGGCGAGCAGACCAAGGCCGCCGCCGTGCTGCAACTGCTCTATTCTGCCTATGGCTGGATTTCCCTGCGCGAGCAGTGGTCCCTGACCGGCAAGCCCGCCGCCGACGCCCTGGGCTGGGCCGTCGAGGTCCTGCTGGCCGATCTCAAGTCCCGGGGCGCGGCGTCCATTGCCCCCGATCCCTTCGCCCAGTTCACGCAAAGCACGTTCCAGCCAGAAAGCTGA
- a CDS encoding ABC transporter permease: MRDMAESVIPPQPRDYHGWNWSGFVTLYQREIRRFWKVGTQTVAAPVVTTLLYMLVFVVAVGASRPAVGGVTFGHFVAPGLIMMAILNNAFANSSSSLIQAKMMGLTPDFLTPPLSALEQVLGFTLGAATRGIVVGAVTAIVIGVLPGAGLQLAHPWAIVYFAVAASLILGLAGVLAGLWAEKFDQLAAVTNFLIMPMTFLSGTFYLVDKLPEPFRSASHFNPFFYLIDGFRYGFIGHADGSIAIGVVSTGALTVAMFLWCWRLFVTGYRLKS, encoded by the coding sequence ATGAGAGACATGGCCGAAAGCGTCATTCCGCCGCAGCCGCGCGACTATCACGGCTGGAACTGGTCCGGGTTCGTCACCCTGTATCAGCGCGAAATCCGCCGGTTCTGGAAGGTCGGGACTCAGACGGTGGCCGCGCCGGTGGTCACCACGCTGCTCTACATGCTGGTCTTCGTGGTCGCTGTGGGGGCCAGCCGGCCGGCCGTCGGCGGTGTCACCTTCGGCCATTTCGTGGCCCCCGGCCTGATCATGATGGCGATCCTGAACAACGCCTTCGCCAATTCCTCGTCGTCGCTGATCCAGGCCAAGATGATGGGCCTGACCCCGGACTTCCTGACCCCGCCGCTGTCGGCGTTGGAGCAGGTTCTGGGTTTCACCCTGGGCGCGGCGACGCGCGGCATCGTGGTCGGGGCGGTCACCGCCATCGTCATCGGCGTGCTGCCGGGCGCGGGCCTGCAGTTGGCCCACCCGTGGGCGATCGTCTATTTCGCGGTCGCCGCCTCGCTGATCCTGGGTCTGGCCGGCGTGCTGGCTGGCCTGTGGGCCGAGAAGTTCGACCAGCTGGCCGCCGTGACCAACTTCCTGATCATGCCGATGACCTTCCTGTCGGGCACCTTCTACCTGGTCGACAAGCTGCCGGAGCCGTTCCGCTCGGCCAGCCACTTCAACCCGTTCTTCTACCTGATCGACGGCTTCCGTTACGGCTTCATCGGCCATGCCGACGGCTCGATCGCGATCGGCGTGGTCAGCACCGGCGCGCTGACGGTGGCGATGTTCCTGTGGTGCTGGCGCCTGTTCGTCACCGGGTACCGCCTAAAGAGCTGA
- the gcrA gene encoding cell cycle sigma 70 cofactor GcrA translates to MSWTDERVSTLKKLWLDGLSASQIAKQLGGVTRNAVIGKVHRLGLSGRAAPSQPARPAFKAPRPARPAAQAMPSAPRRVTPVEAPSSSVPVAAAPAPLPAFRHEEPGSATVLTLGAHMCKWPIGDPSSEGFTFCGRRSSEGPYCVEHARVAYQPQQTKKKGGATELARSLRRYI, encoded by the coding sequence ATGAGCTGGACCGACGAACGGGTCTCGACCTTGAAGAAGCTCTGGCTGGACGGCCTGTCCGCCAGTCAGATCGCCAAGCAACTGGGCGGCGTCACGCGCAACGCCGTCATCGGCAAGGTGCACCGCCTGGGCCTCTCGGGCCGCGCGGCGCCCTCGCAACCGGCGCGTCCGGCATTCAAGGCCCCGCGTCCGGCGCGTCCGGCCGCCCAGGCCATGCCGTCGGCCCCGCGCCGCGTGACGCCGGTGGAAGCGCCGTCGTCGTCGGTCCCCGTGGCCGCCGCGCCCGCGCCGCTGCCGGCGTTCCGGCATGAGGAGCCAGGCTCGGCCACCGTGCTGACCCTGGGCGCGCACATGTGCAAGTGGCCGATCGGCGATCCGTCGTCGGAAGGTTTCACCTTCTGCGGCCGCCGCTCGTCGGAAGGCCCCTACTGCGTCGAGCACGCCCGCGTGGCGTACCAGCCGCAGCAGACCAAGAAGAAGGGCGGCGCCACCGAGCTCGCCCGCTCGCTTCGCCGCTACATCTAA
- the xseA gene encoding exodeoxyribonuclease VII large subunit → MTDLAPNDSNAPPYSVSELAFALKRTLEDRYGFVRLRGELSKVTHHSNGHVYLTIKDDKAAIDGVVWKGNVRGLGVRPEHGLEVIVTGKITTYPAGSRYQIVIDSMEAAGVGALLAQLERLKAKLAGEGLFDAQRKRPLPSMPTVVGVITSPTGAVIRDILHRIRDRWPCQVLVWPVVVQGDAAPAQVCAAIKGFNALQPGGPVPRPDILIVARGGGSVEDLWAFNDETLARTVAEGTIPLISAVGHETDTTLIDFVSDRRAPTPTAAAEMATPVLAELRALISDFDRRLNRCGSRTIEERRTRLLGAARGLPRPNDLLALAQQRFDIASGRLDAALHRNTAVHAQDLLKVTARLTPDILTRQRTIKADRLADLGRRLDACGTRAPDRAAAHARLPALWDRLQAAGRRRLVRAEDQLANLDKLRQSLNPERPLELGFALVRKGDGTLARSAADLVSGERVNLKFKSGDRDAVIDGEGGFVPPPAPAPAPAPKPRPKPATPAADQGDLF, encoded by the coding sequence ATGACGGACCTCGCGCCGAACGATTCCAACGCCCCCCCCTATTCGGTCTCCGAGCTGGCCTTCGCCCTGAAGCGCACGCTGGAAGACCGCTACGGTTTCGTGCGGCTGCGCGGTGAGCTGAGTAAGGTCACGCATCACTCCAACGGCCACGTCTATCTGACCATCAAGGACGACAAGGCCGCCATCGACGGCGTCGTCTGGAAGGGCAATGTCCGCGGCCTGGGCGTGCGGCCCGAGCACGGACTCGAGGTCATCGTCACCGGCAAGATCACCACCTATCCGGCCGGTTCGCGTTACCAGATCGTCATCGACAGCATGGAGGCCGCCGGGGTCGGGGCGCTTCTGGCGCAACTCGAACGGCTGAAGGCCAAGCTGGCCGGCGAGGGCCTGTTCGACGCCCAGCGCAAGCGCCCCCTGCCCTCGATGCCCACCGTGGTCGGGGTGATCACCAGCCCGACCGGCGCGGTCATCCGCGACATCCTGCACCGCATCCGCGACCGCTGGCCCTGCCAGGTGCTGGTCTGGCCCGTGGTCGTGCAGGGCGACGCCGCCCCAGCCCAAGTTTGCGCGGCCATCAAGGGCTTCAACGCCCTGCAACCCGGCGGTCCGGTCCCGCGCCCCGACATCCTGATCGTCGCGCGCGGCGGCGGCTCGGTCGAGGACCTGTGGGCCTTCAACGACGAGACCCTGGCCCGGACCGTGGCCGAGGGAACCATCCCGCTGATCTCGGCCGTGGGTCACGAGACCGACACGACGCTGATCGACTTCGTCTCGGACCGCCGCGCCCCGACCCCTACGGCCGCCGCCGAGATGGCCACGCCCGTGCTGGCCGAGCTGCGCGCCCTGATCTCGGATTTCGACCGCCGCCTGAACCGCTGCGGGTCGCGCACGATCGAGGAGCGCCGCACGCGCCTGCTGGGCGCCGCGCGGGGCCTGCCGCGCCCCAACGACCTGCTGGCCCTGGCTCAGCAGCGCTTCGACATCGCCTCCGGTCGCCTGGACGCGGCCCTGCATCGCAACACCGCCGTCCACGCTCAAGACCTCTTGAAGGTCACCGCGCGCCTGACGCCGGACATCCTGACCCGCCAGCGGACCATCAAGGCCGACCGCCTAGCCGACCTGGGTCGCCGCCTGGACGCCTGCGGGACCCGCGCGCCGGACCGCGCCGCTGCCCACGCCCGACTGCCCGCCCTGTGGGATCGCCTTCAGGCCGCCGGCCGGCGCCGCCTGGTCCGCGCCGAAGACCAGTTGGCCAACCTGGACAAGCTACGCCAGTCGCTGAATCCCGAGCGACCGCTGGAGCTGGGCTTCGCCCTGGTCCGCAAGGGCGACGGGACCCTGGCCCGTTCGGCGGCCGACCTCGTCTCGGGCGAGCGCGTGAACCTGAAGTTCAAGAGCGGCGATCGCGACGCGGTGATCGATGGCGAAGGCGGTTTCGTCCCGCCGCCGGCGCCCGCCCCTGCTCCGGCGCCCAAGCCGCGCCCCAAGCCGGCGACGCCCGCGGCCGATCAGGGCGATCTGTTCTGA
- a CDS encoding DUF2093 domain-containing protein, which produces MNAFDRDLGKSDGLAVLHYGDGEYAVLSPGRFVLCAVTNKQIPLEALRYWSPEHQEAYAGPAEALKRWQQA; this is translated from the coding sequence ATGAACGCTTTCGATCGAGATCTCGGCAAGTCCGACGGCCTGGCCGTCCTGCACTATGGCGACGGCGAGTACGCCGTGCTCAGCCCCGGCCGCTTCGTGCTGTGCGCGGTGACCAACAAGCAGATCCCGCTGGAGGCCCTGCGCTACTGGAGCCCCGAGCACCAGGAAGCCTATGCCGGCCCCGCCGAGGCGCTGAAGCGTTGGCAACAGGCCTGA